The following proteins come from a genomic window of Winogradskyella sp. PC-19:
- a CDS encoding TonB-dependent receptor domain-containing protein: MKFKIIALMLTLCTFFTYAQTVIVKDAGSSEPIPGVVLYNLKKTKSVVTDIDGIAELKIFDENEIIIFQSFSFKKVQFSKTEIANKNYEILMVSDVEGLNQVIISATKFEQSKRDIPQRIVSLSAKDILQANPQTSADALALSGNIFVQKSQLGGGSPIIRGFSTNRLLIAVDGVRMNNAIFRGGNVQNVISIDPFTINNTEVTLGAGSVVYGSDAIGGVMSFYTQKPQLSYKDELFLKANAITRYSSANNEKTIHADVNLGYQKWGFLTSISYSDFGDLRMGSNGPQDYLRTQFVQSFNGTDILVDNPEPLVQNPTGYNQINLMQKVHYEPEDNLKFDLGLHYSATSEYGRYDRLIRPGGNGLRSAEWNYGPQKWFMGNFTVTKLSSNSNFYDKIKATTAYQNFQESRIDRNFQSEIRRTRSETVDALSFNLDLEKQLDNKSSLFYGLEYLYNMVGSEGFETNIITNQNSASLSRYPDGSTWQSIAAYTSYKYRPNDKFVFQSGIRYNHIIANADFTDNNTFLNLPFNTTEINSGALTGTAGIRWIPSKMIEWSFNASTAFRAPNIDDIGKVFDSEPGSVVVPNNGLKSEYAYGAELGLKLNFDDWVKLDMATYYTFLDNALIRRNSTLDGQNEIVYDGELSTVQSIQNASKENIYGFEVGVEINFSENLRVTSKYNIIGGIEEDNNTENPIRHIAPDFGLTNIAWKYRKFKFDFYASYNGELSFEDLAPSEISKDFLYAKDENGNPFSPSWYTLNLRAQYKVNDSFDITGSLENITDQRYRPYSSGMSGAGRNLIISAKYSL; this comes from the coding sequence ATGAAATTTAAAATCATAGCTCTAATGCTTACTCTGTGTACGTTTTTTACCTACGCACAAACGGTTATTGTAAAAGATGCCGGCTCATCAGAACCTATTCCTGGAGTTGTACTTTATAATTTAAAAAAAACAAAATCTGTAGTCACAGACATTGATGGAATAGCTGAATTAAAGATTTTTGATGAAAACGAGATTATTATTTTTCAGAGTTTTTCATTTAAAAAAGTTCAATTTTCAAAAACCGAGATAGCTAATAAAAACTATGAAATCTTAATGGTTTCAGACGTCGAAGGCTTAAACCAAGTTATAATTTCAGCAACAAAGTTCGAGCAAAGTAAAAGAGATATACCTCAACGTATTGTTAGTCTTAGTGCAAAAGATATACTTCAGGCAAATCCGCAAACAAGCGCAGATGCATTAGCCTTGTCTGGAAATATATTTGTTCAAAAAAGTCAATTGGGAGGAGGAAGCCCCATAATAAGAGGTTTTTCGACAAATAGATTATTAATTGCTGTTGATGGTGTTAGGATGAATAATGCAATTTTTAGAGGCGGAAATGTTCAGAATGTTATATCCATAGATCCATTTACAATTAATAATACAGAAGTAACACTTGGTGCTGGCTCTGTCGTTTACGGTAGTGATGCTATTGGTGGTGTTATGAGTTTCTACACTCAAAAGCCACAGTTATCATATAAGGATGAGCTGTTTTTAAAAGCAAATGCAATAACACGTTATTCATCAGCAAATAACGAAAAAACAATTCATGCCGACGTAAACTTAGGTTATCAAAAATGGGGTTTTTTAACTAGTATAAGCTATTCCGATTTTGGAGATTTAAGAATGGGTAGTAACGGGCCACAAGATTATTTAAGAACTCAGTTTGTTCAATCATTTAATGGAACAGACATATTGGTAGATAATCCAGAACCTTTAGTTCAAAACCCAACAGGATATAATCAGATAAACTTAATGCAAAAAGTGCACTACGAACCTGAAGATAATTTAAAATTTGATTTAGGCTTGCATTATTCAGCTACTTCTGAATATGGTAGATATGATAGATTAATAAGACCAGGAGGCAACGGTTTGCGATCAGCTGAATGGAATTATGGACCACAAAAATGGTTTATGGGTAATTTTACAGTGACTAAATTGAGCAGTAACTCTAATTTTTATGACAAAATAAAAGCGACTACAGCTTATCAAAATTTTCAAGAAAGTAGAATAGATAGAAATTTTCAATCCGAAATTAGAAGAACACGAAGTGAAACAGTTGATGCATTATCATTCAATCTTGATTTAGAGAAGCAATTAGATAACAAGTCAAGCCTATTTTATGGATTGGAATATTTGTATAATATGGTAGGTTCAGAAGGTTTTGAAACAAATATTATAACAAATCAGAATTCAGCTTCATTATCTCGTTATCCAGATGGGTCTACTTGGCAATCTATAGCAGCTTATACAAGTTATAAGTATAGACCAAATGATAAATTTGTATTTCAGTCTGGTATTAGATATAATCATATTATTGCCAATGCAGATTTTACAGACAATAACACTTTTTTAAATCTTCCTTTTAATACTACAGAAATAAATTCGGGAGCACTAACTGGAACTGCAGGGATTAGATGGATTCCTAGCAAGATGATAGAGTGGAGTTTTAATGCATCTACTGCATTCAGAGCACCAAATATTGATGATATAGGTAAGGTTTTTGATTCAGAACCCGGATCAGTTGTTGTTCCTAATAACGGGTTGAAATCTGAATATGCTTATGGTGCTGAGTTGGGTCTGAAACTTAATTTTGATGATTGGGTAAAGTTAGATATGGCAACATATTACACTTTTTTAGATAATGCACTTATACGAAGAAATTCAACACTAGATGGTCAAAACGAGATTGTTTATGATGGTGAGTTAAGTACAGTACAATCTATACAAAATGCATCAAAAGAAAATATTTATGGTTTTGAAGTTGGAGTAGAAATTAACTTTTCTGAAAATTTAAGAGTTACATCTAAGTATAATATTATAGGAGGTATCGAAGAAGATAATAACACAGAAAATCCTATAAGACATATAGCACCAGATTTTGGGCTTACAAATATTGCTTGGAAATATAGAAAATTCAAGTTTGATTTTTATGCCAGTTATAATGGAGAATTATCCTTTGAAGATTTAGCTCCATCAGAAATTAGTAAAGATTTTCTTTATGCTAAGGACGAAAATGGAAATCCATTCTCACCATCGTGGTATACACTAAATTTAAGAGCTCAATATAAAGTTAATGATAGTTTTGATATTACTGGAAGTCTAGAGAATATAACTGATCAACGCTATAGACCTTATTCTTCTGGTATGTCAGGTGCAGGAAGAAACCTTATAATATCAGCTAAATATAGCTTATAA
- the recO gene encoding DNA repair protein RecO, with protein sequence MIIKSHIIILSKIKYKDYDLIVRAYTKHRGAVSYLVKGGLKSTKASRSKSVYFQPLMQLSVEENYKPNQSLQYLKDIKLSYIYKTLHTNVYKSAIVLFLSELLSNILKEEEQNEDLFHFIEIAFQYLDNDEHYANFHILFLLKLSRYLGFQPDDSQGQSNFFNLQSGSFEAFSTGSYSVSGKNLTLLKQMQGINFDALSSVMMNAKERQDFLSMLLLYFELHLEGFKRPKSLTVLSEVFR encoded by the coding sequence ATGATTATAAAATCACACATTATTATTTTAAGTAAGATCAAGTATAAAGACTATGACCTTATAGTTCGTGCGTATACAAAACATCGAGGCGCAGTGAGTTATCTTGTCAAAGGCGGCTTAAAATCTACAAAAGCAAGTCGGAGTAAGAGTGTTTATTTTCAGCCATTAATGCAACTATCTGTTGAAGAAAATTACAAGCCTAATCAGTCTTTACAATATCTAAAGGATATCAAGTTGAGTTATATTTATAAAACACTTCATACTAATGTTTATAAAAGTGCAATAGTATTGTTTTTGTCAGAATTACTATCTAATATTCTAAAAGAAGAGGAGCAAAATGAAGACTTATTTCATTTCATTGAAATCGCATTTCAGTATTTAGACAATGATGAACATTATGCTAATTTTCATATTCTTTTTTTATTGAAGTTATCAAGATACTTAGGGTTTCAGCCTGATGATTCTCAAGGTCAATCTAACTTTTTTAACCTACAGTCTGGTTCTTTTGAAGCATTTTCAACAGGGAGTTATTCTGTTTCAGGAAAAAATTTAACACTACTAAAACAAATGCAAGGCATAAATTTTGATGCCTTATCTTCTGTAATGATGAATGCCAAAGAACGTCAAGACTTTTTAAGTATGCTATTGTTATATTTTGAGTTACATTTGGAGGGTTTTAAAAGACCAAAATCATTAACTGTTTTAAGCGAAGTTTTTCGCTAG
- a CDS encoding two-component regulator propeller domain-containing protein — protein sequence MLKRYFLVCILTICFVAKTNAQDFSALWQDYFSFFDIVDVTRSDFKIYAASENVIFSYDVNSNEVEKITTIQGLSGELISTIEFSEENQLLLIGYKNGLIEVYFESDKSVLTIVDILEKESIDPSTKAINDFNEDNGFAYISTDFGISVYDLERLEFGDTYFIGNNNTQIPVEKTTVFNDFIYAACNSGNGIRKGALTNPNLIDSNQWQTITGGSYVSIETVENRLYGLRTDRNLIEFVNDALTPVFNFSVLPLDSEAVDGQLLYTTPDSVFIFNSAASLTAQINQTAEYDTNFASAVSLDSDIFIATSNFGVLQTNINDLVTFNEIRPDGPLLNNGFRIQAFRNGLWVTFGEHTNLLNPYPLNSRGISILRDEQWNNKPFESLLGMRELNKITINPENPNQVFVSSFIDGMLEFNNFEATNFFDETNSPLQSLIIPSLPDLVDIRTGASAFDDEGNLWNMTSRVDLALKSYNPSSQQWRTFSFENFIVDPVFDELGFYDLAVDNNTDTKWIASLSNGLIAFNENESPTIKQIKDETEGLPTTRVRTLALDNSGQLWIGTTFGLRVLFNTSGFFEDEDVVVEPIIFLEDGLARELLESQTITDIEVDGSNNKWIGTFDSGVFYVTPNGQSTIYHFTKDNSPLPTNAINDISIDDSNGTVYFSTPNGLLSFRAGGSATVEELSDAYAYPNPVRPEYNILGANDLNDINKGVKIVGLTENVNVKITDVTGNLVAEAQSRVNRRNSNLRTNFAIDGGTGIWNGKNLANNIVASGVYLIIINDLDTFESKILKLLIIR from the coding sequence ATGCTAAAACGGTACTTTCTCGTTTGTATTCTTACTATATGTTTTGTAGCTAAAACTAACGCACAAGACTTTTCGGCTTTGTGGCAAGATTATTTTTCGTTTTTTGATATAGTCGACGTTACAAGAAGTGATTTTAAAATATATGCTGCATCAGAAAATGTAATTTTTAGTTATGATGTCAATTCAAATGAAGTTGAAAAAATAACCACTATTCAGGGACTTTCTGGCGAATTAATTTCTACAATAGAATTTAGCGAAGAGAATCAACTTCTTTTAATTGGTTATAAGAATGGTCTTATCGAGGTTTATTTCGAGTCTGACAAAAGTGTACTCACCATTGTAGATATATTAGAAAAAGAAAGTATAGACCCAAGTACCAAAGCAATTAATGATTTTAATGAAGATAATGGATTTGCATATATCTCTACAGACTTCGGTATTTCAGTATACGATTTAGAGCGTTTAGAGTTTGGAGACACCTATTTTATAGGAAATAATAACACCCAAATCCCCGTAGAGAAAACAACTGTATTCAATGACTTCATTTACGCTGCTTGTAATAGCGGAAATGGTATAAGAAAAGGAGCACTGACAAATCCAAATTTAATAGATTCGAATCAATGGCAAACTATTACAGGAGGAAGTTATGTGTCTATTGAAACTGTCGAGAATCGTCTTTATGGTTTACGTACAGATAGAAATCTTATAGAGTTTGTAAACGACGCATTGACACCTGTTTTTAATTTTAGCGTTCTGCCCTTAGATTCTGAAGCAGTAGATGGGCAACTATTATACACAACACCAGACTCAGTATTTATATTCAATTCAGCAGCTAGTTTAACAGCTCAGATAAATCAAACAGCAGAATACGATACTAATTTTGCTTCGGCGGTAAGTTTAGATTCAGATATTTTTATAGCGACAAGTAATTTCGGTGTATTACAAACTAATATTAATGATTTAGTAACTTTTAACGAAATAAGACCAGATGGCCCGTTGTTGAATAATGGTTTTAGAATTCAGGCTTTCAGAAATGGCCTTTGGGTGACTTTTGGCGAACATACTAATCTTTTAAACCCTTATCCTTTAAATAGTAGAGGTATTAGTATTTTAAGAGACGAACAATGGAATAATAAGCCTTTTGAAAGTCTTTTAGGTATGCGTGAATTGAATAAAATCACTATTAATCCAGAAAATCCAAATCAGGTGTTTGTAAGTTCTTTTATAGATGGAATGCTTGAATTTAATAATTTTGAGGCGACAAACTTTTTTGATGAAACGAATAGTCCGCTACAATCTTTAATAATTCCGTCACTTCCCGATTTAGTAGATATTAGAACTGGGGCATCAGCTTTTGATGATGAAGGTAATTTATGGAATATGACTAGTAGAGTTGACTTAGCTTTAAAGTCATATAACCCATCAAGTCAACAATGGCGAACTTTTAGTTTTGAGAATTTTATCGTAGACCCAGTTTTTGACGAATTAGGTTTTTATGATTTGGCTGTTGATAATAATACAGATACTAAATGGATAGCCTCATTATCCAATGGACTTATTGCGTTTAACGAGAATGAGAGTCCAACTATAAAGCAAATAAAAGATGAAACAGAAGGTCTGCCAACAACAAGGGTACGAACTCTAGCGTTAGATAACTCAGGACAGTTATGGATAGGTACTACTTTTGGTCTGAGAGTTTTATTTAATACATCAGGCTTTTTTGAAGATGAAGATGTTGTTGTAGAGCCAATTATATTTCTTGAGGATGGCCTAGCTAGAGAGTTATTAGAGAGTCAAACTATTACGGATATTGAAGTAGATGGCTCTAATAATAAGTGGATAGGGACATTTGACTCAGGAGTTTTTTACGTCACTCCTAACGGGCAATCTACTATTTATCATTTCACAAAAGATAATTCGCCATTACCTACAAATGCAATTAACGATATTTCTATTGACGATAGTAACGGTACCGTATATTTTTCAACACCAAACGGATTATTATCTTTCAGAGCTGGTGGTTCAGCTACTGTTGAAGAGCTTTCAGACGCTTACGCGTATCCAAATCCGGTAAGACCAGAGTATAATATTCTTGGGGCTAATGATTTAAATGATATTAATAAAGGTGTAAAGATTGTAGGACTTACCGAAAATGTAAACGTAAAAATTACTGATGTTACAGGCAATCTTGTTGCCGAAGCACAATCAAGAGTCAATAGACGAAATTCTAATTTAAGAACAAACTTTGCTATTGATGGAGGAACTGGAATTTGGAACGGAAAAAATTTAGCAAACAACATAGTCGCATCAGGAGTATATCTTATAATTATTAATGATTTGGATACTTTTGAAAGTAAAATACTGAAACTTCTTATAATTAGGTAA
- the gdhA gene encoding NADP-specific glutamate dehydrogenase, with protein MKEKIEAFLDEVRKRNGHEPEFLQAVEEVAETVIPYIAKHDIYNGKNILLRMVEPERLISFRVCWVDDSGELQVNRGYRIQMNSAIGPYKGGLRFHPSVNASILKFLAFEQVFKNALTTLPMGGGKGGSDFDPKGKSDNEIMRFCHSFMSELSRHIGHNTDVPAGDIGVGGREIGYMFGMYKKLKNSFTGVLTGKGQSWGGSLIRPEATGYGNVYFADNMLKTKGDSFNGKRVVISGSGNVAQYAAEKAIELGATVLTFSDSGGYVLDEDGIDSEKLAYVMELKNEKRGRISEYVDKYSNAKYFKGERPWSVACDIALPCATQNELNGEEAKQLIENGCMCVSEGANMPSTPEAIHEFQKGKILFAPGKASNAGGVATSGLEMSQNSLRISWTREEVDSRLKDIMEDIHDSCVQYGKNDDGSIDYIKGANIAGFVKVADAMLAQGVV; from the coding sequence ATGAAAGAAAAGATTGAAGCATTTTTAGATGAAGTAAGAAAACGCAATGGTCATGAGCCAGAATTCTTACAAGCAGTTGAGGAAGTAGCAGAAACTGTGATTCCTTACATAGCTAAACATGATATTTATAATGGTAAGAATATCTTACTTCGCATGGTTGAACCAGAAAGATTAATTTCTTTTCGAGTTTGCTGGGTAGATGATTCTGGAGAGCTTCAAGTCAATCGAGGTTACAGGATTCAGATGAATTCTGCTATTGGTCCATATAAAGGCGGTTTACGTTTTCACCCATCTGTAAATGCTAGTATTTTAAAATTCTTAGCTTTTGAGCAAGTGTTTAAAAACGCTTTAACAACATTACCTATGGGTGGTGGAAAAGGTGGGTCTGATTTTGACCCTAAAGGCAAAAGTGATAACGAAATAATGCGTTTTTGTCATTCCTTTATGTCAGAACTTTCTAGACATATTGGTCATAACACAGATGTACCTGCCGGTGACATTGGTGTTGGAGGAAGAGAGATTGGTTACATGTTTGGAATGTATAAAAAATTAAAGAATTCTTTTACGGGTGTACTTACAGGAAAAGGACAGTCTTGGGGTGGTTCTTTAATCCGTCCAGAAGCTACAGGTTACGGTAATGTATACTTTGCCGATAACATGCTTAAAACTAAAGGGGATTCTTTTAATGGAAAAAGAGTAGTGATTTCTGGTTCTGGTAATGTTGCTCAATATGCAGCAGAAAAAGCTATTGAGCTTGGAGCAACAGTCTTAACGTTTTCTGATTCTGGTGGTTATGTTTTAGATGAGGATGGAATTGATTCAGAAAAATTAGCTTATGTAATGGAGCTAAAAAATGAAAAACGTGGGCGTATTAGTGAGTATGTAGACAAATATTCTAACGCAAAATATTTTAAAGGAGAAAGACCTTGGTCTGTTGCTTGTGATATTGCTTTACCATGTGCAACTCAAAATGAGCTTAATGGCGAAGAAGCCAAACAACTTATAGAAAATGGTTGTATGTGCGTTTCTGAAGGTGCGAATATGCCTTCTACACCAGAAGCAATACATGAATTCCAAAAGGGAAAAATATTATTTGCTCCAGGAAAAGCATCTAATGCTGGTGGTGTTGCAACATCTGGTTTAGAGATGAGTCAGAACTCATTACGTATAAGCTGGACTAGAGAAGAAGTTGACTCTAGATTAAAAGACATCATGGAAGATATTCATGATTCTTGTGTGCAATATGGTAAAAACGATGATGGTTCTATCGATTATATAAAGGGCGCAAATATTGCAGGTTTTGTAAAAGTAGCTGATGCTATGTTAGCTCAAGGCGTTGTATAA